From a region of the Panicum virgatum strain AP13 chromosome 2K, P.virgatum_v5, whole genome shotgun sequence genome:
- the LOC120677518 gene encoding mitochondrial outer membrane protein porin 1-like: MVGPGLYTEIGKKTRDLLYKDYQTDHKFTLTTYTSNGVAVTATSTKKADLIFGEIQSQIKNKNVTVDVKANSGSNVITTVTVDEIATPGLKTILSFAVPDQRSGKFELQYLHDHAGVNTSIGLTANPVVNLSGSFGTKALAVGADFSLDTASGNLIKYNAGLSITHEDLIASLNLNNKGDSLTAAYYHNVNQLTSTAVGAELTHCFSTNENTLTFGTQHALDPLTVVKARFNNSGKASALIQHEWRPKSLVTISAEVDTKTIEKSSKVGIAVALKP; encoded by the exons ATGGTCGGGCCAGGCCTCTACACCGAGATCGGCAAGAAGACCAGGG ATCTGCTGTACAAGGACTACCAGACCGACCACAAGTTCACCCTCACCACCTACACCTCCAATGGCGTC GCTGTCACAGCTACTAGCACGAAGAAAGCTGACCTGATTTTTGGTGAGATCCAATCACAGATAAAGAACAAGAACGTCACCGTAGATGTGAAAGCAAATTCAGGCTCAAAT GTCATTACTACAGTTACTGTTGATGAGATTGCTACACCAGGACTGAagactatcttgagctttgctgTTCCTGATCAGAGATCTGGAAAG TTTGAGCTTCAGTACTTGCATGATCATGCTGGGGTTAACACAAGCATTGGTCTGACTGCCAATCCTGTAGTCAACCTCTCTGGCTCCTTTGGAACCAAGGCTCTGGCAGTTGGCGCAGATTTCTCACTTGATACTGCATCTGGGAACTTAATCAAATACAATGCTGGACTGAGCATCACTCATGAAGACCTTATCGCATCCCTGAACCT GAACAACAAGGGAGACAGCCTAACCGCAGCTTACTACCACAATGTTAACCAATTGACTAGCACAGCTGTTGGGGCAGAGCTGACCCACTGCTTCTCCACCAACGAGAACACCCTCACCTTCGGCACCCAGCATGCTTTGGATCCACTGACTGTCGTGAAGGCCCGCTTCAACAACTCCGGTAAGGCCAGCGCGCTGATCCAGCATGAGTGGAGGCCAAAGTCACTGGTGACCATCTCAGCTGAGGTCGACACCAAGACCATTGAGAAGAGCTCGAAGGTTGGGATAGCCGTGGCCCTCAAGCCCTGA
- the LOC120677508 gene encoding isochorismate synthase 2, chloroplastic-like, with protein MSPPSSSLYSPGRLRPAPAATVGRWARVSCSLPMNGYAPGAGDRGAVRVREARALPAAAAPQDAVGQLRAAVGALAAGALPPAPSGIIRIEVPVRQRVDAVEWLHAQSALPRCFFSARAPSPGTPALAAGNGNGGLGGRRKEPVSVAGVGSAVFFRGTDPFSLADWRAIKRFLSKDCPLIRAYGAIRFDATSDVSVEWEDYGSFYFIIPQVEFNELEESSVLATTIAWDDSLSWTWKNAVDDLQSLLQKISPCSVEVNTSSLHTTIMSLNHVPTKASWDLAVTKALQMIKERERELVKVVLARCSRYITDTCIDPVELLACLKVEGQNAYQFCIQPSDAPAFVGNSPEQLFHRKYLNISSEALAGTRARGKTRADDFQIGQDLLLSSKEDIEFTIVRDSIKKKLEMVCDEVVVYPSKALRKLPRVQHLSAQLAARIRNEDDEFEILNTLHPSPAVCGLPTEEARHFIRDYEIFDRGMYAGPVGWFGGAESEFAVGIRSALLGKGHSTLVYAGAGIVEGTNPSFEWDELDLKASQFAKLLQYQEQHIRYQEAENMGTVI; from the exons atgTCGCCGCCGTCTTCCTCGCTCTACTCCCCCGGCCGGCTCcgcccggcgcccgcggccacg GTGGGGAGGTGGGCGCGCGTGTCGTGCTCGCTGCCCATGAACGGCTACGCGCCGGGCGCCGGGGACCGCggcgcggtgcgcgtgcgcgaggCGCGGGCGCTGCCGGCAGCGGCCGCGCCGCAGGACGCCGTGGGCCAGCTCAGGGCCGCCGTGGGCGCGCTCGCAGCCGGTGCGCTGCCGCCCGCGCCCTCCGGCATCATCCGCATCGAGGTGCCCGTCAGGCAGCGGGTGGACGCCGTCGAGTGGCTGCACGCGCAGAGCGCGCTGCCGCGCTGCTTCTTCTCGGCGCGGGCGCCGTCGCCCGGCacgcccgccctcgccgccggcaacggCAACGGCGGCCTGGGCGGTCGGCGGAAGGAGCCGGTGAGCGTCGCGGGCGTGGGCTCGGCGGTCTTCTTCCGCGGGACCGACCCCTTCTCCCTCGCTGATTGGCGCGCAATCAAGAG GTTTCTTTCAAAGGACTGTCCACTGATTCGTGCATATGGCGCCATCCGTTTCGACGCAACGAGCGATGTTTCGGTTGAATGGGAGGACTATGGCTCATTTTACTTCATTATTCCTCAA GTTGAGTTCAATGAGCTTGAGGAGAGCTCGGTCCTTGCGACGACCATCGCATGGGACGATTCGCTTTCTTGGACATGGAAAAACGCTGTGGACGATCTCCAATCATTGTTGCAGAAG ATATCACCTTGTTCTGTAGAAGTAAACACGTCCAGCCTGCACACAACCATCATGAGTCTAAATCATGTCCCAACCAAGGCATCTTGGGATCTTGCAGTTACTAAAGCTCTTCAGATGATCAAAGAGAGGGAAAGAGAGTTGGTAAAG GTTGTACTGGCAAGGTGTAGCAGATACATTACTGATACTTGTATTGATCCTGTGGAACTGCTAGCTTGCTTGAAG GTCGAGGGCCAAAATGCTTATCAATTCTGCATACAGCCATCAGATGCTCCTGCGTTTGTTGGAAATAGT CCAGAGCAACTATTTCACCGGAAATACTTGAACATTTCCAGTGAGGCTTTAGCTGGTACTCGAGCAAGGGGAAAAACAAGAGCGGATGACTTTCAAATCGGTCAGGATTTACTTCTAAG TAGCAAAGAGGATATTGAATTTACTATAGTGCGGGACAGCATAAAGAAGAAGCTGGAG ATGGTATGTGATGAGGTGGTTGTCTATCCCAGCAAGGCTCTTCGGAAACTTCCAAGAGTACAGCATTTGTCAGCACAGTTAGCTGCGAGAATAAGGAACGAAGATGACGAG TTTGAGATTCTAAATACTCTTCATCCAAGTCCAGCTGTTTGTGGTTTACCCACTGAAGAGGCACGCCATTTTATACGAGATTATG AAATTTTTGACCGTGGAATGTATGCTGGTCCTGTTGGTTGGTTTGGAGGAGCTGAAAGTGAGTTTGCTGTCGGGATTAGGTCAGCGTTGCTCGGAAAA GGTCACAGCACTTTAGTGTACGCCGGTGCAGGGATCGTTGAAGGTACAAATCCATCTTTTGAATGGGATGAACTTGATCTCAAAGCATCTCAG tttgcAAAGTTGTTGCAGTACCAAGAACAACATATTCGCTACCAAGAAGCTGAAAATATGGGAACAGTGATATGA